The Rickettsiella endosymbiont of Dermanyssus gallinae genomic interval TAGCGTCTCAGAAGGCCACCACATTGGCCAAGAAGTCGAACACCTTTTAACATCAAATTTTCCTGATATTACCGATGTAACCGTCCATGTTGATACGGAAGATGATGAATTAACAAACCCTTCGCGTCATTTACCTAATCGAGCTACGTTACAGCCTATTTTGCTTCGAGAATGGAAACATCTGATTCCTGAAACAATCATTACTGCAGCAATTTTTCACTATCAAAGTGGCGGAATATTGATTGAACTAAAGTTGCCGCTAAGCTTTTTAGACCAACCTTCTTTATTGCAAGAACTAAAAAAAACAATACTTTCAGCCGAATTTATTACCGATATCAAACTCTTTTATTATAAACCCAGTGAATAAATAAAATGTTTACGATTGCAACCTGGAATGTTAACTCGTTACGTGTGCGGCTTAACCATGTATTAGAATGGTTAGCCGTACGACAACCCGATGTACTGGCTTTACAAGAAACTAAAGTCGAAGATCAACATTTTCCTGAAGAAGCATTACGCCAAGCGGGTTATCATGTTTTTTTCAACGGCCAAAAAACTTATAATGGTGTTGCGCTGCTTAGTCGTTCACCGCTGCATAATCTGCTTACAAGCTTACCCAACTTAGATGGTATTCAACGGCGTGTCTTAATCGCCAGTATTGGCAATTTACGTATCGTTAATGTCTATGTACCAAATGGCGCCAGTCCAGATTCTGAAAAATATACCTATAAATTAAACTGGCTTAATAAATTACAAACCCATTTACAACAAGAATTAATCCAGCACCCGCGTTTAATCGTACTCGGAGATTTTAATATTGCGCCTGAAGACAAAGATGTCCATGATCCAGAGGCTTGGAAAGGCCATGTACTGGTTAGTCCCGCCGAACGTAGTGCGTTAAAAGGCATCTTGGACCTGGGATTAAAAGATAGC includes:
- the xth gene encoding exodeoxyribonuclease III, whose protein sequence is MFTIATWNVNSLRVRLNHVLEWLAVRQPDVLALQETKVEDQHFPEEALRQAGYHVFFNGQKTYNGVALLSRSPLHNLLTSLPNLDGIQRRVLIASIGNLRIVNVYVPNGASPDSEKYTYKLNWLNKLQTHLQQELIQHPRLIVLGDFNIAPEDKDVHDPEAWKGHVLVSPAERSALKGILDLGLKDSFRLLNTEPGQYSWWDYRAGAFRRNNGLRIDHILSSSELAPYCVSCEIDKEIRGWEKPSDHVPVIASYENIN